In Pyxidicoccus xibeiensis, the following proteins share a genomic window:
- a CDS encoding FHA domain-containing protein yields MLHRLSTLASQFRADRETALRTVSGPVLVWESAPAQLLPVMRSEGLTHTGRRPQPGSVEPIVFVAHPRQCGASPEVTVGRGPECDIVLAEPTVSRMHARFRQEPHTGVWSVTDLGSHNGTYQNGVLICPGRPAPLFRRASLRLGGVEVLFLQPCAFEEYVRSYFQPSPVRLTRRG; encoded by the coding sequence GTGCTCCATCGCCTTTCTACCCTGGCCTCCCAGTTCCGGGCCGACCGAGAGACCGCGCTGCGCACGGTGAGCGGGCCTGTGCTGGTGTGGGAGTCCGCACCCGCGCAGCTGCTCCCGGTGATGCGCTCGGAGGGCCTCACCCACACGGGGCGCCGGCCCCAGCCCGGCTCGGTGGAGCCCATCGTCTTCGTGGCCCACCCGCGCCAGTGCGGTGCCTCACCCGAGGTGACGGTGGGCCGTGGCCCCGAGTGCGACATCGTGCTGGCCGAGCCCACCGTGTCGCGCATGCACGCGCGTTTCCGCCAGGAGCCGCACACCGGCGTGTGGAGCGTCACGGACCTGGGCAGCCACAACGGCACGTACCAGAACGGCGTGCTCATCTGCCCCGGCCGGCCGGCGCCGCTGTTCCGCCGGGCCTCGCTGCGGCTGGGGGGCGTGGAGGTGCTCTTCCTCCAGCCATGTGCCTTCGAGGAGTACGTCCGCTCGTACTTCCAGCCCTCCCCGGTGCGCTTGACGCGTAGGGGGTGA
- a CDS encoding ComEA family DNA-binding protein gives MRRLCAVVLGLLLCGPGVAEAGKLRTQYSGTVNLNEATAEQLDMLPGVGEKAAQRIIEHRKKRPFQRVEELVRVKGFGKKKFLKLKAHLALAGPTTLKVEQVLAPPDGKEVVGTNN, from the coding sequence GTGAGGCGGCTGTGCGCGGTGGTGCTGGGCCTGCTGTTGTGCGGGCCCGGGGTGGCGGAGGCGGGCAAGCTGCGCACGCAGTACTCGGGCACGGTGAACCTGAACGAGGCCACGGCGGAGCAGCTCGACATGCTGCCGGGCGTCGGGGAGAAGGCGGCCCAGCGCATCATCGAGCATCGCAAGAAGCGGCCCTTCCAGCGGGTGGAGGAGCTGGTGCGGGTGAAGGGCTTCGGGAAGAAGAAGTTCCTCAAGCTCAAGGCCCACCTGGCGCTGGCCGGGCCCACGACGTTGAAGGTCGAGCAGGTGCTCGCCCCTCCTGACGGAAAGGAGGTGGTCGGCACGAACAACTGA
- a CDS encoding serine hydrolase domain-containing protein produces the protein MSMNIVTARTLEVTLLPRLGRAVLSLALLLGMAATASGCGDDDEPTPSSLHADLQATLDDVVAQGVTPGVALVVTSGNGQSWSGAAGLSDVERKLPMSAQDAFRAGSILKTLVATAVLQSAERGVLSLDDTLTERLPANVTARIANAESITVAMLLSHRSGIPEWVTDETNMAIMSDPEHVWTLDEILGIAAAQPPVFAPGAMYTYSNTNYVLLGEVLSAAEGRSWREVVRERVIARAGLSHTTLPEPGDTGCAASCARGYVPFEDELMDFTAVDPSMAGASGGHALVTTAADLATFWKKLRAGALFERAATLDAMLAFQPAPEPESRLVGYGLGVMQLDSQGTVAVGHLGGTAGYQSFMLYVPETDRYVTGFINVMGDLAAVLEPILARASRP, from the coding sequence ATGAGCATGAACATCGTGACGGCTCGGACACTCGAAGTGACACTGCTCCCGCGACTGGGGCGCGCGGTGCTTTCCCTCGCCCTGCTCCTCGGCATGGCCGCGACCGCCAGCGGCTGCGGTGACGACGACGAACCCACCCCGTCGTCGCTGCACGCGGACCTGCAGGCCACTCTCGATGACGTCGTCGCCCAGGGAGTGACTCCGGGCGTCGCGCTGGTCGTCACCTCGGGCAATGGCCAGTCCTGGTCGGGAGCGGCCGGTCTCAGCGATGTCGAGCGCAAGCTGCCCATGTCCGCGCAGGACGCCTTTCGCGCCGGCAGCATCCTGAAGACCCTGGTCGCCACCGCCGTGCTGCAGTCCGCCGAGCGGGGCGTGCTCTCGCTGGACGACACCCTGACGGAGCGGCTGCCGGCGAATGTGACGGCCCGTATCGCGAATGCGGAGTCCATCACCGTGGCCATGCTGCTCAGCCACCGGTCGGGCATCCCGGAGTGGGTCACCGACGAGACCAACATGGCCATCATGTCCGACCCGGAGCACGTCTGGACGCTCGACGAGATTCTCGGCATCGCCGCAGCGCAGCCGCCGGTCTTCGCTCCAGGAGCGATGTACACCTACTCGAACACCAACTACGTGCTGCTCGGTGAAGTCCTCTCGGCCGCGGAGGGCCGCAGCTGGCGCGAGGTCGTCCGCGAGCGGGTCATCGCGCGGGCCGGGCTCTCGCACACGACGCTGCCCGAGCCGGGAGACACGGGCTGCGCGGCCTCCTGCGCTCGCGGGTACGTCCCGTTCGAAGACGAGCTGATGGACTTCACCGCCGTCGACCCGTCGATGGCCGGGGCCTCCGGCGGTCACGCCCTCGTGACCACGGCCGCCGACCTCGCCACCTTCTGGAAGAAGCTCCGCGCCGGTGCGCTGTTCGAGCGTGCTGCCACCCTGGACGCCATGCTCGCGTTCCAGCCGGCACCCGAGCCCGAGTCCCGGCTGGTGGGCTACGGCCTCGGAGTGATGCAGCTCGACTCCCAGGGGACCGTCGCCGTCGGGCACCTGGGCGGCACGGCGGGCTACCAGAGCTTCATGCTCTATGTGCCCGAGACCGACCGCTACGTCACCGGGTTCATCAACGTGATGGGTGACCTGGCCGCGGTGCTCGAGCCCATCCTGGCCCGCGCGTCACGCCCCTGA
- the cysK gene encoding cysteine synthase A, whose translation MKAANILQTIGNTPHLRINRLFPSRVEVWVKLERANPGGSIKDRIALSMVEDAEARGVLKKDSIIIEPTSGNTGIGLALVAAVKGYQLTLVMPESMSIERRRLMAAYGAKLELTPRAQGMKGAIARAQELAAQTPNSWIPQQFENNANVEVHRRTTAREILQDFPEGLDYLITGVGTGGHITAAAEILKERFPRLKVFAVEPTKSPVLSGGAPGPHPIQGIGAGFVPKILQTERLDGIIQVPEEEAFDFARRAAKEEGLFVGISSGASLAAVQRKLGEIPDGSRVLTFNYDTGERYLSIENLFV comes from the coding sequence ATGAAGGCAGCCAACATCCTGCAGACCATCGGCAACACCCCGCACCTGCGCATCAACCGCCTGTTCCCCTCGCGCGTCGAGGTCTGGGTGAAGCTCGAGCGCGCCAACCCGGGTGGCAGCATCAAGGACCGCATCGCGCTGTCCATGGTCGAGGACGCCGAGGCCCGGGGCGTGCTCAAGAAGGACAGCATCATCATCGAGCCGACCTCCGGGAACACCGGCATCGGCCTCGCCCTGGTCGCCGCGGTGAAGGGCTATCAGCTCACCCTCGTCATGCCCGAGTCGATGAGCATCGAGCGCCGCCGCCTCATGGCCGCCTACGGCGCCAAGCTGGAGCTCACCCCGCGCGCCCAGGGCATGAAGGGCGCCATCGCCCGCGCCCAGGAGCTGGCGGCCCAGACGCCCAACTCGTGGATTCCCCAGCAGTTCGAGAACAACGCCAACGTGGAGGTCCACCGCCGCACCACCGCCCGCGAAATCCTCCAGGACTTCCCCGAGGGGCTCGACTACCTCATCACCGGCGTGGGCACCGGCGGCCACATCACCGCCGCGGCCGAAATCCTCAAGGAGCGCTTCCCGCGCCTCAAGGTCTTCGCCGTGGAGCCGACCAAGTCCCCCGTGCTCAGCGGCGGCGCGCCCGGCCCCCACCCCATCCAGGGCATCGGCGCCGGCTTCGTCCCCAAGATTCTCCAGACGGAGCGGCTCGACGGCATCATCCAGGTTCCCGAGGAGGAGGCCTTCGACTTCGCGCGCCGCGCCGCCAAGGAAGAGGGCCTGTTCGTCGGCATCTCCTCCGGCGCGTCCCTGGCCGCCGTGCAGCGCAAGCTGGGAGAGATTCCCGACGGCAGCCGCGTGCTGACGTTCAACTACGACACCGGCGAGCGCTACCTCTCCATCGAGAACCTCTTCGTCTGA
- a CDS encoding dipeptidase, whose product MNRRFANLLTALPLTAALVAPPVLACTSMVVSKGATKDGATLMTYSADSHELYGELYHTPARRNGPGAMRDIIEWDTGKFLGRIPDAPETYSVVGNMNEHQLSIGESTFTGRDELAGPAGIIDYGSLIYIALERAKTAREAIQVMTQLVAEHGYASTGETFSIADPKEAWLMELIGKGKGQKGAVWVARKLPEGYISAHANQARIRQFPLDDKENTLYSKDVISFAREKGWFKGADKDFSFADTYHPLDFGGQRFAEGRVWSIFRRAAPSMKLGVEYADGSAPNKRLDLWVKPDKKLSVQDVMALMRDHFEGTPLDMTKDVGAGPYAAPYRWRPMTWEVDGKKYVHERAISTQQTGFSLVAQMRASMPAPIGGVLWFGVDDTAMTVYTPMYAGIRDVPKNFAVGVANRGTFSWDSSFWVFNWVSNQAYARWSDMSVDVQREQNALEGQFFADQAEVEKAALEQYKRSPEEARQYLTAYSVKQGEKVHSRWRKLGENLLVKYIDGNVRDEQGKVNHPKYSEEWYRRIAKEKGKALEMPPEPKKEEPAPVAAPAAPAAPAQKPAPKPTVAPAP is encoded by the coding sequence ATGAACCGACGCTTCGCGAATCTGCTCACCGCGCTGCCCCTGACGGCCGCGCTGGTCGCTCCGCCCGTGCTCGCCTGCACCAGCATGGTGGTCAGCAAGGGCGCCACGAAGGATGGCGCCACGCTGATGACCTACTCGGCCGACTCGCACGAGCTGTACGGCGAGCTGTACCACACGCCGGCACGCCGCAACGGCCCGGGCGCCATGCGCGACATCATCGAGTGGGACACCGGCAAGTTCCTCGGCCGGATTCCCGACGCGCCCGAGACGTACTCCGTCGTGGGCAACATGAACGAGCACCAGCTCTCCATCGGTGAGTCCACCTTCACCGGCCGCGACGAGCTGGCCGGGCCCGCGGGCATCATCGACTACGGCTCGCTCATCTACATCGCCCTGGAGCGCGCGAAGACGGCGCGCGAGGCCATCCAGGTGATGACGCAGCTGGTGGCCGAGCACGGCTACGCCTCCACCGGAGAGACGTTCTCCATCGCCGACCCCAAGGAGGCGTGGCTGATGGAGCTGATTGGCAAGGGCAAGGGCCAGAAGGGCGCCGTCTGGGTCGCCCGCAAGCTGCCCGAGGGCTACATCTCCGCCCACGCCAACCAGGCCCGCATCCGCCAGTTCCCGCTGGACGACAAGGAGAACACCCTCTACTCGAAGGACGTCATCTCCTTCGCGCGCGAGAAGGGCTGGTTCAAGGGCGCGGACAAGGACTTCAGCTTCGCGGACACCTACCACCCGCTCGACTTCGGCGGGCAGCGCTTCGCGGAAGGCCGCGTGTGGAGCATCTTCCGCCGCGCGGCGCCGTCCATGAAGCTGGGCGTGGAGTACGCGGACGGCTCGGCGCCGAACAAGCGGCTGGACCTGTGGGTGAAGCCGGACAAGAAGCTGTCCGTGCAGGACGTCATGGCGCTGATGCGGGACCACTTCGAGGGCACCCCGCTGGACATGACGAAGGACGTGGGCGCGGGCCCGTACGCGGCGCCCTACCGCTGGCGGCCGATGACGTGGGAGGTGGACGGCAAGAAGTACGTCCACGAGCGCGCCATCTCCACGCAGCAGACCGGCTTCTCGCTCGTCGCGCAGATGCGCGCGTCCATGCCGGCCCCCATCGGCGGCGTGCTCTGGTTCGGCGTGGATGACACCGCCATGACGGTCTACACGCCCATGTACGCGGGCATCCGCGACGTGCCGAAGAACTTCGCCGTGGGCGTGGCCAACCGCGGCACCTTCTCCTGGGACTCGTCCTTCTGGGTGTTCAACTGGGTGTCCAACCAGGCCTACGCGCGCTGGAGCGACATGTCCGTGGACGTGCAGCGCGAGCAGAACGCCCTGGAGGGCCAGTTCTTCGCGGACCAGGCCGAGGTCGAGAAGGCCGCGCTGGAGCAGTACAAGCGCAGCCCCGAGGAGGCCCGCCAGTACCTCACCGCCTACTCGGTGAAGCAGGGCGAGAAGGTCCACAGCCGCTGGCGCAAGCTGGGGGAGAACCTCCTCGTGAAGTACATCGACGGCAACGTCCGCGACGAGCAGGGCAAGGTGAACCACCCGAAGTACTCGGAGGAGTGGTACCGCCGCATCGCGAAGGAGAAGGGCAAGGCGCTGGAGATGCCGCCCGAGCCCAAGAAGGAGGAGCCGGCCCCCGTGGCGGCTCCGGCCGCGCCCGCGGCCCCGGCCCAGAAGCCCGCGCCCAAGCCCACCGTGGCCCCGGCCCCGTAG
- a CDS encoding MarR family winged helix-turn-helix transcriptional regulator — MRDDAPLKDTAGGEPEQPEGERPKGPPLGEVLEFMRLLWAVDHGLQSTSKRMESTLGLTGPQRLVVRLVGRFPGITAGTLAQILHVHPSTLTGVLKRLEKRGLLERKADPLDGRKALFALTESGRALDIPSEGTVEASVQRVLSRMSRTRILCTQDVLTALAQELGGVPTPDEEGSEAGPRKSAPR; from the coding sequence GTGAGGGATGATGCACCCCTGAAGGACACGGCTGGTGGGGAGCCGGAGCAACCGGAAGGCGAGCGACCGAAGGGTCCTCCGCTCGGAGAGGTGCTCGAGTTCATGCGGCTGCTCTGGGCGGTGGACCACGGTCTCCAGTCCACGTCCAAGCGCATGGAGTCCACGCTGGGGCTCACCGGTCCGCAGCGGCTGGTCGTCCGCCTGGTGGGCCGCTTCCCCGGCATCACCGCGGGCACGCTCGCGCAGATTCTCCACGTCCACCCCAGCACCCTCACGGGCGTCCTCAAGCGGCTGGAGAAGCGGGGCCTGCTGGAGCGCAAGGCGGACCCGCTCGACGGGCGCAAGGCGCTGTTCGCCCTCACGGAGTCGGGCCGCGCGCTCGACATCCCCTCCGAGGGTACGGTGGAGGCTTCCGTGCAGCGCGTCCTGTCGCGGATGTCGCGCACGCGCATCCTGTGCACCCAGGACGTGCTCACCGCGCTCGCCCAGGAGCTGGGCGGCGTGCCCACGCCGGACGAGGAAGGCAGCGAGGCCGGGCCCCGGAAGTCCGCCCCGCGCTGA
- a CDS encoding DUF4175 family protein, with product MNLETPQTPGPELLPPPPPPPSAPASRARSGARSPGVEALLSAVRTRQRRHLWLQGGMLGLCAAGVLLAAGGFLGLVAPRLGGSLLWLALPVGVAVACAFGLWLARKQVGDDARTARLVGLRRPELSLDVLAAVELKHQGDSEAGGSPELADAFLQQMDTRVRTVDVRSVVDGRPVRQAALASGGVLLALAVLMVLLGGKWSAGLARIRELARSPVAPMQVEPITGDIELTYRYPAYTGLAQRTVPGTNGEVSAPAGTEVVLKTRSDRVVERAELVVNGQALPLTVTGNRDLEGTFVAKQSGHYHFIFYGARDKQLAKGPDIALNVEADKAPQVTLMTPAVELEVDPGDKVTLKYEATDDYGLSGLSLVYRLPGSPKETRVPLRREDGRRNRATFDWDLGTLKVDPGDRISYYVEALDNDAVEGPKKGVSRTQVLRVYSAAEHRRAALEKAEQLWGRMVDHLADRLEGPDRVKQKDVQAVASAASVDTSGQQLVTDLRTLAQELARERDVPTELVSALSHISESLGSHINGTAEFRRLFLRTQRARGEDWGTGNRLTAVVNEEIEELEKDILYLESLLDRQKLEALQDLAKQLANERRELANLVEQYKNKPDDEARQVVMEQIQQLKARIQELMQRMAEMRKGIRDEHLNAEALNELMKEEDMQGALEQVEKLMREGKTDEALAKLQELGMQMDEMLQNLDKEGSEFGAEQNPELVEKFGKFMEELQSTVQEQQKVADQTRQLRDQARSQNRERLAEKGKALKDDLLRKVQQAQESYKKLKPEQLNSRAARPLEEAQSELQNVENALKVNDFDLAAEAAARAEDASRQLSMMGEQQRQLDEMFGNPPEVREQSAQLAQRLERDARSVEEVNQQLQSLFPPPGSQLSQQEKQQLQQLAQQQGQLEQRAQGLRQQMEEMGQMAPLFGEEATQQMEGVGQRMGEAAQRMQGKDPGRGFGEQQAALEGLRQFQRQMQEGQRGGKGGLPLPMGAGARRQEGNGKDPRNQVELPDEDAFQAPKEFRKDLLDAMKQGAPEKYREQVKRYYEELVK from the coding sequence GTGAACCTCGAAACCCCGCAGACCCCAGGCCCCGAGCTGCTGCCCCCGCCTCCCCCGCCCCCGTCGGCGCCGGCCTCCCGGGCCCGCTCCGGGGCGCGGTCGCCGGGGGTGGAGGCCCTCCTGTCCGCCGTGCGCACCCGCCAGCGCCGGCACCTGTGGCTCCAGGGCGGCATGCTGGGCCTCTGCGCCGCCGGGGTGCTGCTCGCGGCCGGCGGCTTCCTCGGCCTGGTGGCCCCACGCCTGGGCGGCTCCCTCCTCTGGCTGGCCCTCCCGGTGGGCGTCGCCGTGGCCTGCGCCTTCGGCCTGTGGCTCGCGCGCAAGCAGGTGGGTGACGACGCGCGCACCGCGCGGCTCGTGGGCCTGCGGCGCCCGGAGCTGTCGCTGGACGTGCTCGCCGCCGTGGAGCTGAAGCACCAGGGCGACTCCGAGGCCGGCGGGTCTCCCGAGCTGGCCGATGCCTTCCTCCAGCAGATGGACACCCGGGTGCGCACCGTGGACGTGCGCTCCGTGGTGGACGGCCGTCCCGTGCGCCAGGCCGCGCTGGCCTCTGGCGGCGTGCTGCTGGCGCTGGCGGTGCTGATGGTGTTGCTCGGCGGGAAGTGGTCCGCGGGCCTGGCGCGCATCCGCGAGCTGGCCAGGAGCCCGGTGGCCCCGATGCAGGTGGAGCCCATCACCGGCGACATCGAGCTGACGTACCGCTACCCCGCGTACACGGGGCTGGCCCAGCGCACCGTGCCCGGCACCAACGGCGAGGTGAGCGCCCCGGCGGGCACCGAGGTCGTCCTCAAGACGCGCTCGGACCGCGTGGTGGAGCGCGCGGAGCTGGTGGTCAACGGCCAGGCGCTGCCCCTCACCGTCACCGGCAACCGGGACCTGGAGGGCACCTTCGTCGCGAAGCAGTCCGGCCACTACCACTTCATCTTCTACGGCGCGCGCGACAAGCAGCTCGCCAAGGGCCCGGACATCGCGCTCAACGTGGAGGCCGACAAGGCGCCGCAGGTGACGCTGATGACGCCCGCGGTGGAGCTGGAGGTCGACCCCGGCGACAAGGTGACGCTCAAGTACGAGGCCACGGACGACTACGGCCTGTCCGGCCTGTCGCTCGTCTACCGCCTGCCCGGCTCGCCGAAGGAGACGCGCGTGCCGCTGCGCCGCGAGGACGGCCGCCGCAACCGCGCGACCTTCGACTGGGATCTGGGCACGCTCAAGGTCGACCCCGGTGACAGGATTTCGTACTACGTGGAGGCGCTGGACAACGACGCGGTGGAGGGCCCGAAGAAGGGCGTCAGCCGCACCCAGGTGCTGCGTGTCTACTCCGCCGCCGAGCACCGCCGCGCCGCGCTGGAGAAGGCCGAGCAGCTGTGGGGCCGCATGGTGGACCACCTCGCGGACCGCCTCGAGGGCCCGGACCGCGTGAAGCAGAAGGACGTGCAGGCGGTGGCCTCGGCGGCCTCGGTGGACACCAGCGGTCAGCAGCTGGTGACGGACCTGCGCACGCTGGCCCAGGAGCTGGCGCGCGAGCGCGACGTCCCCACCGAGCTCGTCTCCGCGCTCAGCCACATCTCCGAGTCGCTGGGCAGCCACATCAACGGCACCGCCGAGTTCCGCCGCCTCTTCCTGCGCACCCAGCGCGCCCGGGGCGAGGACTGGGGCACCGGCAACCGCCTCACCGCCGTCGTCAACGAGGAGATAGAGGAGCTGGAGAAGGACATCCTCTACCTGGAGTCGCTGCTCGACAGGCAGAAGCTGGAGGCGCTGCAGGACCTGGCCAAGCAGCTCGCCAACGAGCGGCGCGAGCTGGCCAACCTGGTGGAGCAGTACAAGAACAAGCCGGACGACGAGGCCCGCCAGGTGGTGATGGAGCAGATTCAGCAGCTCAAGGCCCGCATCCAGGAGCTGATGCAGCGCATGGCGGAGATGCGCAAGGGCATCCGCGACGAGCACCTCAACGCCGAGGCGCTCAACGAGCTGATGAAGGAAGAGGACATGCAGGGCGCGCTCGAGCAGGTCGAGAAGCTGATGCGCGAGGGCAAGACGGACGAGGCCCTGGCGAAGCTCCAGGAGCTGGGCATGCAGATGGACGAGATGCTCCAGAACCTGGACAAGGAGGGCAGCGAGTTCGGCGCCGAGCAGAACCCCGAGCTGGTGGAGAAGTTCGGCAAGTTCATGGAGGAGCTGCAGAGCACCGTGCAGGAGCAGCAGAAGGTCGCGGACCAGACGCGGCAGCTTCGCGACCAGGCCCGCTCGCAGAACCGCGAGCGGCTGGCGGAGAAGGGCAAGGCCCTCAAGGACGACCTGCTGCGCAAGGTGCAGCAGGCCCAGGAGAGCTACAAGAAGCTCAAGCCGGAGCAGCTCAACAGCCGCGCCGCGCGTCCGCTGGAAGAGGCCCAGTCCGAGCTGCAGAACGTGGAGAACGCGCTCAAGGTCAACGACTTCGACCTGGCGGCCGAGGCCGCGGCCCGCGCGGAGGATGCCTCCCGCCAGCTGTCCATGATGGGCGAGCAGCAGCGGCAGCTCGACGAGATGTTCGGCAACCCGCCCGAGGTGCGCGAGCAGTCCGCGCAGCTGGCCCAGCGGCTGGAGCGCGACGCCCGCAGCGTGGAAGAAGTGAACCAGCAGCTCCAGTCGCTCTTCCCGCCTCCGGGCTCGCAGCTGTCCCAGCAGGAGAAACAGCAGTTGCAGCAGTTGGCCCAGCAGCAGGGCCAGCTGGAGCAGCGCGCGCAGGGGCTGCGCCAGCAGATGGAGGAGATGGGGCAGATGGCGCCCCTCTTCGGGGAAGAGGCCACGCAGCAGATGGAGGGCGTGGGCCAGCGCATGGGCGAGGCCGCGCAGCGGATGCAGGGCAAGGACCCGGGCCGCGGCTTCGGTGAGCAGCAGGCGGCGCTGGAGGGGCTGCGCCAGTTCCAGCGGCAGATGCAGGAGGGCCAGCGCGGAGGCAAGGGCGGCCTGCCCCTGCCCATGGGCGCGGGCGCCCGCCGCCAGGAGGGCAACGGCAAGGACCCACGCAACCAGGTGGAGCTGCCGGACGAGGACGCCTTCCAGGCGCCGAAGGAGTTCCGCAAGGACCTGCTCGACGCGATGAAGCAGGGCGCCCCGGAGAAGTACCGCGAGCAGGTGAAGCGCTACTACGAGGAGCTGGTGAAGTGA
- a CDS encoding peptidase MA family metallohydrolase has translation MSHPIHESPRAPRALLPVLAVALFCLPPAAWAQDASLKDEVKNRLGRVEQSLDDWDVPGAKRELAEVEQLIPSDLEPLKFYQGRVAFEEGRYVDAATLLEGANIEDRPGSYLRLAKDTRDIVKNHLRAESEHFIFLYPKGKEEVLVPYALETLEAIHRAMAEDLGWTPPGGKTRVEVVNNARELSRVSTLKEKEIKTTGTIAICKFNKLIVTSPKAVAQGYDWQDTLAHEYIHLVISQMSRNTVPIWLHEGMAKFLESRWRGKAGMAMTPSTLALLGKRVKADTLVPFEKMHPSIAMLPTAEDAATAFAEVFYAIDYVHQTKGSAGLRAIIHELKAGQKDRKAVEAAMGMPFALFEKSWLAHIKKQPFPPELLPREDRVVLKEDTKGKGQDEKKGREISFGEFDNVEEVPARKFAHLGELLRERNRVKAAAEEYAKAHKLVGDKYESVSNKYALALLELKRLDEAESVLRGSLRVYPGSPTTNVHLGRILLHRKDYPKAKTAYLEALASDPFDPEIHLALTRIHSSLGESALATRARLATSQLTNLKPEDVDRAAQIFLKEEGELSEMNVPAAGGAGEPKQAPPPPPAPDAGR, from the coding sequence GTGAGCCACCCCATTCACGAGTCGCCGCGGGCCCCGCGGGCCCTGCTCCCGGTGCTGGCCGTGGCCCTCTTCTGCCTGCCCCCGGCGGCGTGGGCGCAGGACGCCTCCCTCAAGGACGAGGTGAAGAACCGGCTGGGCCGCGTGGAGCAATCCCTGGACGACTGGGACGTCCCGGGCGCGAAGCGCGAGCTGGCGGAGGTGGAGCAGCTCATCCCGTCGGACCTGGAGCCCCTCAAGTTCTACCAGGGCCGCGTGGCCTTCGAGGAGGGCCGCTACGTGGACGCGGCCACCCTGCTGGAGGGCGCCAACATCGAGGACAGGCCGGGCAGCTACCTGCGGCTGGCCAAGGACACGCGCGACATCGTCAAGAACCACCTGCGCGCGGAGAGCGAGCACTTCATCTTCCTGTACCCCAAGGGCAAGGAAGAGGTGCTGGTGCCCTACGCCCTGGAGACGCTGGAGGCCATCCACCGCGCCATGGCGGAGGACCTGGGCTGGACGCCGCCGGGCGGCAAGACTCGCGTCGAGGTCGTCAACAACGCGCGCGAGCTGTCGCGCGTCAGCACGCTGAAGGAGAAGGAAATCAAGACGACGGGCACCATCGCCATCTGCAAGTTCAACAAGCTGATAGTGACCAGCCCCAAGGCGGTGGCGCAGGGCTACGACTGGCAGGACACGCTGGCACACGAGTACATCCACCTCGTCATCAGCCAGATGAGCCGCAACACCGTCCCCATCTGGCTGCACGAGGGCATGGCCAAGTTCCTGGAGTCGCGCTGGCGCGGCAAGGCCGGCATGGCGATGACGCCCTCCACGCTGGCCCTGCTGGGCAAGCGCGTGAAGGCGGACACGCTCGTCCCCTTCGAGAAGATGCACCCGTCGATTGCGATGCTGCCCACCGCGGAGGACGCGGCCACCGCCTTCGCCGAGGTCTTCTACGCCATCGACTACGTGCACCAGACCAAGGGCTCCGCGGGCCTGCGCGCCATCATCCACGAGCTGAAGGCCGGGCAGAAGGACCGCAAGGCGGTGGAGGCGGCCATGGGCATGCCCTTCGCCCTCTTCGAGAAGTCCTGGCTGGCCCACATCAAGAAGCAGCCCTTCCCCCCGGAGCTGCTGCCGCGCGAGGACCGCGTGGTGCTGAAGGAGGACACCAAGGGCAAGGGGCAGGACGAGAAGAAGGGCCGCGAAATCTCCTTCGGCGAGTTCGACAACGTGGAGGAGGTTCCGGCGCGCAAGTTCGCCCACCTGGGTGAGCTCTTGCGCGAGCGCAACCGGGTGAAGGCAGCGGCGGAGGAGTACGCCAAGGCGCACAAGCTGGTGGGCGACAAGTACGAGTCGGTGTCCAACAAGTACGCGCTGGCCCTGCTGGAGCTGAAGCGGCTGGACGAGGCGGAGAGCGTGCTGCGCGGCAGCCTGCGCGTGTACCCGGGCTCGCCCACCACCAACGTGCACCTGGGCCGCATCCTCCTGCACCGCAAGGACTACCCCAAGGCGAAGACGGCCTACCTGGAGGCGCTGGCGTCGGACCCGTTCGACCCGGAAATCCACCTGGCCCTCACCCGCATCCACAGCTCGCTGGGCGAGTCCGCGCTGGCCACGCGCGCCCGGCTGGCCACCTCGCAGCTCACCAACCTCAAGCCCGAGGACGTCGACCGCGCGGCTCAAATCTTCCTCAAGGAGGAGGGCGAGCTGTCGGAGATGAACGTCCCGGCCGCCGGGGGTGCGGGCGAGCCGAAGCAGGCCCCGCCCCCGCCGCCGGCTCCCGACGCCGGGCGCTGA
- a CDS encoding DUF1622 domain-containing protein → MELRSLIPLAAHVMEMAGVGAMVLGAVLATVLLARRRGLPPGEAYHRFRLNLGRAILLGLEFLVAADIIRTVSEEPSLRGVLVLGLIVLIRTFLSFTLTVELEGRWPWQKGEPTVEPVPAPRFPPAPSRSAREPSQEEPHARH, encoded by the coding sequence ATGGAGCTGCGCTCACTCATCCCGCTGGCCGCGCACGTCATGGAAATGGCGGGCGTGGGCGCCATGGTGCTGGGGGCCGTCCTCGCCACGGTGCTGCTCGCCAGGCGGCGCGGGCTCCCGCCCGGTGAGGCCTACCACCGGTTCCGGCTGAACCTGGGCCGCGCCATCCTCCTGGGCCTCGAGTTCCTCGTCGCCGCCGACATCATCCGCACCGTCAGCGAGGAGCCCAGCCTGCGCGGCGTCCTCGTGCTGGGGCTCATCGTCCTCATCCGGACCTTCCTCAGCTTCACCCTCACCGTGGAGCTGGAGGGCCGCTGGCCCTGGCAGAAGGGCGAGCCCACCGTCGAGCCCGTCCCCGCGCCCCGCTTCCCGCCCGCCCCCTCTCGCTCGGCGCGCGAGCCCTCCCAGGAGGAGCCGCATGCGCGCCACTGA